A single genomic interval of Euwallacea similis isolate ESF13 chromosome 2, ESF131.1, whole genome shotgun sequence harbors:
- the LOC136415652 gene encoding recQ-mediated genome instability protein 1-like, translating into MPSEVDQIKRMFDNFQIPLSMEWLESCIDWCKNDLSPNYTLQHLQNMVYEQWLVLDLREVEIRCLPLDISSKKKYSLTGVYYLQLMQIIDISKPKLWQLQRIRNNVTKNTDIEKDFGKRVLQLTLTDGVQEVEAMEFKPIECLSINLSPGAKFKIIGPVVIRNGRLMLEPNNIKNLGGSVDDIMVSNAAENVLARALGLPENPTPHTIDEKMLEVPDAQTENDLNRNLNQHRLAPQNPPPNGNINPPRSSNPHSNLNRNQQQQSAIHQEFEIDDELLRELEEDFEETSVTHFKNNIPVKSISRSCGSPDLFEEHEIDDDLLNQHLDQLDAREKQMKINGLQNVAVSSSKDAKKEVIILDDSFDNIDIDSHLDRIDDEMANLPCSTQVVRDFKERLRSPELKLKSRSFKKLAQSKLTFANKESPSCSTTNVHVGDYQDPFNSHALSSKKSQDRVPLELSSESLKKTGGMSLSTNSLSNKSMQELPRFNIMKIEKLKTLIPDIGKGKFKLKVKFKCVKDKLSTVDGDYYLTISVMDASGELIVQVHPKIVENFAESSAERLEHLRKLSVNSDSSVKDELFRVLRNIHSKLVALDNVIEVQVTKGEKHPVVVSVIDM; encoded by the exons ATGCCATCCGAAGTAGACCAAATTAAGCGCATGTTTGATAACTTCCAAATTCCTCTTTCTATGGAATGGCTAGAAAGCTGTATAGATTGgtgtaaaaatgatttatcaCCGAATTACACTTTACAACATCTACAAAATATGGTTTATGAACAGTGGTTGGTGTTGG atctgAGAGAAGTAGAAATAAGGTGTTTGCCCTTAGACATATCTTCTAAAAAGAAGTACAGTTTAACAGGCGTTTATTACCTACAGCTAATGCAAATAATAGATATTTCAAAGCCGAAGTTATGGCAACTGCAAAGAATTAGAAATAATGTGACAAAGAACACCGACATAGAAAAGGATTTTGGAAAAAGA GTATTACAATTGACTCTTACTGATGGTGTTCAAGAAGTGGAGGCAATGGAATTTAAACCAATCGAATGTCTAAGTATTAATTTATCACCGGGtgcaaagtttaaaattataggTCCGGTGGTTATACGAAATGGTAGATTAATGCTAGAGCCAAACAACATAAAG AATTTAGGTGGATCTGTTGATGATATAATGGTCTCGAATGCTGCTGAAAATGTGCTTGCCAGGGCATTGGGGTTGCCTGAAAATCCCACACCACATACCattgatgaaaaaatgttggaaGTTCCAGATG CACAAACTGAAAATGACTTAAATAGAAATCTCAATCAACATCGCCTGGCGCCCCAAAACCCCCCTCCAAATGGCAACATTAACCCGCCTCGGAGTTCAAATCCTCATTCGAATCTCAACAGAAATCAGCAGCAACAGTCAGCAATCCATCAAGAATTCGAGATCGATGATGAGCTTTTGCGAGAACTTGAAGAAGACTTTGAGGAAACTTCCGTgactcattttaaaaataacatccCTGTAAAAAGTATCTCCCGCAGTTGTGGATCTCCAGATTTGTTCGAGGAACATGAAATCGACGACGACTTGCTTAATCAGCACTTAGATCAGTTAGATGCGAGAGAGAAGCAAATGAAGATAAACGGGCTTCAAAACGTAGCAGTAAGTTCTTCCAAAGATGCTAAGAAAGAAGTGATCATATTGGATGATAGTTTCGACAATATCGATATAGATTCGCATTTGGACCGTATTGATGACGAAATGGCGAATCTGCCTTGCAGCACGCAGGTAGTAAGAGATTTTAAAGAGAGGTTGAGAAGCCCggaattgaaattaaaatcccGGTCCTTTAAAAAACTAGCCCAGAGCAAATTAACTTTTGCAAACAAAGAATCTCCCAGCTGCTCTACAACGAACGTTCATGTTGGCGATTACCAAGATCCTTTTAATAGTCATGCGCTTTCAAGTAAAAAGTCTCAAGATCGTGTCCCTTTGGAGTTGTCCAGTGAATCTCTTAAAAAAACCGGAGGTATGTCGTTGAGCACTAATTCCTTGAGTAACAAAAGCATGCAAGAACTTCCAAGATTTAATATTATGAAgattgaaaaactaaaaactctAATTCCGGACATCGGCAAGGggaaatttaagttaaaagtAAAGTTTAAGTGTGTTAAAGACAAGTTAAGCACAGTTGACGGTGATTATTATCTGACCATATCTGTGATGGACGCTTCTGGAGAGTTAATAGTCCAGGTTCATCCGAAGATCGTAGAAAATTTCGCCGAAAGTTCTGCGGAGCGGCTGGAGCATCTGAGAAAATTGTCAGTAAATTCTGACAGTAGTGTTAAGGACGAGCTTTTTCGG GTCCTCAGAAATATTCACAGCAAATTAGTTGCTCTGGACAACGTAATAGAGGTGCAGGTTACCAAAGGAGAAAAACACCCCGTTGTCGTAAGCGTTATTGATATGTAG